CACCAGTCCGTCCACCCATCCAAAAATCCCAGAAACTTCCCCACACTAGACATTCTCAACAAGATTGAATCCCCATGCAACCATAGACAATGGTTGcaccaatcctcattcccatatCTCCTCAACCCATTGATGGCCATGGCAACCCAAGCCTCTCTCTTCACCCAACCTCTCTTCACCTCAAAGCCCGGTGTGATTGTGTCACCGTCCTATGGAAACAATCACCAACCTTATCTTTCATGCGTCCCAAGCCATGCAAATCTTTTTCAAGACAGCGTACAATCAAGACAGCTGCTACGGATGGCAAAGTCGAGGCACCCATTAAGGAGGCTCCTGTGGGATTCACCTAGCCCTAGTTGGATCCCTGCACCCCCTCACAGATTTTCACATGTAGCACCCAAGTCGAAGAGTTCTATGTGATCACATGGGACTCTCCAAAGGAACAAATCTTTGAGATGCTCCTCGGAGGAGCAGCCATTATGAGGCAAGGTCTGAACCTACTCAAATTGGCTAGGAAAGAGCAATGCTTGGCTTTGGGACGAGGTTGAGATCTAGGTATAAGATCAAGTACTAGTTTTACAGGTTGCTCCCCAATGGAGAGGTCTAATATTTGCACCCCAAGGATGGTGTCCACCAGGAGAAGGTGAACCCTAGCCGTCAAGGAGTCGGACTAAACTTCAGGTCAGTCGGAAAGAATGTGAACCCGATTGAGGTCAAGTTCACCAGCAAGCAAGTATACGACTTGTGAGGTGTACGATGATATGTAATGTATCATCTAtgctcaactttttttttcttgacaaGATGACATTGGAAGAACAATATGATATATGATGACATTGATGGAAGCGGTTGATTGGAAATATAATTTAAactggatttttattttttaatttgttcacCAAGGTCAACTATAGGCTATGAACGATCAATTCTGTCATCTTTAACTATCgaaaaatgttttaatcataaaaaattctataaaaataaaatatttatacaattgacttgtcttgatataatatattatattataaaattatttttattgtaaaataaatttaacgcattatataaaatcacgtcagtctataaatttatttttataatatctttttatagCCGTAGCGGGCAACTAGTACAGTAGCATGCAATCCACGAATGTAAATGAAAAAGAtccaatattgtttttaataacgATTTCGAGTATGAGAAATGCTatacatcatcccacaccacacactttatatattaaaatattattttttattttattttattcttattaaactaattaaattattctatttatcatccacacactacatatttattataaaaaaaatgaaaaaaaaaattaaaataagtgtggtgtgtgaagtgtgaggatgacaagaaaatttttctttcaagtaTTTTATAAAGTGTAACTATAATTATAtcgttattttataaaagtactGTTAAAAAAGTTATTATAGCTCTACCATTTTTCTACAAGTATAATAAACCGCTAAtgtctttttattatttaaaaattaataataataatagttacAATCATGAGTGTGTAAGtatcacataattattttaaaaaaataaataaatacgagactcacatatacacacatacacacacacatatatatatatatatatacattcaaaTGTGATTGATAGAATAGCATTACAAGAGAAACAGATTTTTGTGACCAAAATAACTATTTCCGATGAAAACTATCGGAAATAGTCAATTTGGTCAAAAACTTTTAGTGTTTTAGTCGGAAATAGTCTTTTTGGTTACAAAAATCCGTTTCTCTTGTAGTGTTATAGTTTTGTAAGGATTTTGATGCAGGAGGATCCGAGTCAGATGATGCTGAGTTGTCAGATTATACATTGATGGCACTGAAATACAAGAGAAACGAATTTTTGtgaccaaaatgactatttccgACGAAAACTATcggaaatagtcattttggtcacaaaattttgatgtttttgtaaaaaatagtcattttggttACAAAAATTCGTTTCTCTTGTAGTGTTATAGTTTTGTGAGGATTTTGATGCAGGAGGATCCGAGTCAGATGATGTTGAGTTGTCAAATTGTACATTGATGACACTGAAATACAAGAGAAACAaatttttgtgactaaaatgACTATTTCCGACGAAAACCAttgaaaatagtcattttggtcaCAAAATTCTGGTGTTTTTATtggaaatagtcattttggttACAAAAACCCATTTATCTTGTAGTGTAGTTTTGTGAGAATTTTGATGCAGGAGAATCTGAGTCAGATGATGCTGAGTTGTCAGATTGTACATTGATGGAACTAAAATACCTTGAGGTGGTAGATTAGCGCAAAGATAGTAGAAAACCATGATCTTTTCTTAATTGAGACAGTTTTGGGTGCGTTTTGGTATTTTAACCATAACTTTGGTTATAGGTATTGGAACCACACATATGACCCAAATTCGGAAATCTCTTTTTGGCATGTACGTCGTGGTCATCCAGCTATGCTTAGTgtgcatcttttttttaggataaAATCCACTATTTTTCCCTCTGAATCcccatttttagttttttttttccttttatgataatattttgtttattatttaggAAGTGATTCTGAATTTGATTTGGGCAAGATTTTTggtaaattatttcttttattatgtatttattttttgagtaattATTGAGGTTTtgctacttttttaaaaattctaatatGGACGATTTTTAGCTATTAGTATATTAAAGCAAGGCTTGTGGGTGGGTTTTCATTATTCTCGAATTTggtaattttgaattgaatatcAGCTTGTGTTTTGGGCAATTctcttgtcttcttcttcttcttcttttttatttttatttttattattttttctgtaAATTATTTGTTGAAATTAGTATGTGGAATAATCATTATTATGTTCGGCGTGAAATTTTCATTGAATAGGCACATCGAGAATACTGTTCAGACACTATCCACACATTAAAGTGATTGTAAGCCGCATgcagttgtttttgttttttcaatgaACAGGTCTTGGCCATTCTTTTCATAAGATGTACAAACTAATCGGAATGGTGAAGGTAAATGGAATTGTGTTTTTGCcacaataattttttcaagcattATTCATAAAACAAAGCACTACTTTAGCGAAGTGGCTCCCGATGAAGTAAGTAGTTGGTGATTAGAATATAAGTTGCTCAAACTTCCGAAAAGTGAAGCACAAAGCAAAGACCAACCATTACCATTATACCATACCTTTCAAGTAAAAGTACATGAAAtgcagaaagaaagaaagagagaaaagttAAATAGATAATATAAACCCAATGTAGTGTTCTACTTGCAGTCTCATGTTTCCTTGTGCTTTGGCAGGAGCGGTGTTCTGAATTCATTTCTCATTCTTGAGTGTTTCTGTGGGCACTACCATGGCCGTATATGAACCTTGCTGTTCCCTCTGTGTACACATGAGTCTCATTATCCAGCCTGCCAATGCTCCTCTCAAATCAGTTGCTGCTCAACATTCAGAAAAGGAAATTACAAACGTGCATGCAAAGGTAAACAAGATCAGCGCCTTACGTGTTCCGAACGGCTTTACTCAAGGTTGAAGCcgatgaaaatgtcttcccatCAAGGTATCTGTTCTCCCCTTTGATCCTCTGTTTCATCCTGAGGTCCAACTCATCGGCACTCAGCGCAAATGGAGTATCAGAAGCCTGCCAGTGCCGTTTTCAACAGTTTTTAGTCTTCCAAATTAATTTCACTGTGAGATAAACAAGGCATATATAAAGTAGCCTACTTTCTTCAAAATATGAACTGTCTTtcattagaaaatattttgctttaaaGATCAGAGCTTGGAATAAGATTTTGCACATGGGACAACCAATAATAGAAAGTTCTTGATTTATCATTTCTCATACCATGACCCATCCCCAAGTATCTGCGAAAGAAGGGACATGAGCTGAGTAAGGCACCACATCTGCACACGAAAAAAGGAAGTTGAACCGCGTGATCATTTTTACAGTATGTTCGGAAGTGCAAAATATCTTCATTAAATCCAATCTTACTTACGCTTGAAAACCTGCCTTAGAGTGTTGTAAATGCAAGAGAATACCTCTGTATGGCTGAATATTCCAGCTGGTCCTGCCTAAGAAGAGTAGGTTGGGAAATGgttactttttttgtttttcctccgAGTCATGTACTTCCACTTTTATCACACTATAATGATGTAATATTATCTATTAACTATTAAATCCATTCTTATTattgaaaataacaaatttaaaagttaATGACGTcattataataagataagagtGAGATGAAAGTATAGTGCTTgatattttccttttccttttcctcttctctctctccatacCCACACACACAGAGACAAACCTGTGTGACAAATAAGCCACCCTGATTAAGTCTAGGTTTGACAGTAGACTCATAGAAGGATTTGGTGTAAAGTTTATAACATGGGCCTCCCTCAATCGGGTCAGCCAAGTCGCCTATGATCACATCATAACACTCTTCTCTGCTTTCTAGCTCAGCCCTGCAGCAAACCACGAGGTTCTTAGTCGTTACAATAACAGCAACGTACAACGATAATGAGGAgaatgacatgacatgacagCCATGCATGTGATGCAAGTAGATAGTGGAACCTGGCGTCATTGATAATAAGCTCAAGTCTTGGATCACAGAAAGCATCCCTGTTCACTATTAAGTATGACTTGCAAAACTCCACCACCTCCTGCATATATGCCCCATGGAAAGATTgatggagaaagaagaaaaacataatTGCACGTTCACATCACATTGGAAAATTGCAAAATAAACAATATGATGAGGGTCATTTGACTTGGAGAGGATCTTAAGATAATAATCCGAAAGACACAGATAATATCAAGGGAAAAACACATGACCTCGTGAAACAAAAAACGCCTAGTTTAGGGGAAACAAGAactcaaagaaaatattgaCCAAAATATGATGGAGATTTTACCTCATCAATGTCACACATCACAACCATCTCAACTGTATTATGTCTAAGAATCTCTCTTGCTGTGGAACCCTCACCTCCTCCCATAATAAAGATGGTCCTTGGACTAGGATCAATCACAAATTTTAGCTTGAAATATTTGGCCTTTACACACTGTTATACAAAACTATAAGAAAACGAGAGGAACAGAGAAGAAATTAAGTAGAAAGAGGAAAAGTTACTTGGGATGATGAAGAAGTGCTGGATGAACAAGAGATTCATGGTAGATGAATTCGTCTGTCTCTGCACTTTGAAGCTTTCCATCAATGACCAGAGCCTattaacaaaacaaatatttagCGCAAAAGAAGTCGGAACTGTTGCATTAGAAACGTAACATTTTCTCTTCCAAATTAGACTTTCTTTAATACAAAAACCTTTCCAAAGGGTTTTGTGTCCAAAAGCGCAATGTCCTGGTACGGCGTAGCTCCTGTATGCAATATActgcataaataaataaataaaaatcaatgttcaatatatatttcagaaaatgaaGGCGCTGAACTCAATaattataagaataatttttttgtacaattttaaaTAATCTTGTCTGGCCTTTTCACGACCTTCTTATCGAGCTGATGATCAAAGACTTGTGGTACAACAACAACTTTTGAACTCAAGAAAAAGCTTTGCTAATgattttaactaattaaataGTTCCCATAtcccaaaagaaaattaaaaggaaaaaaaaaagctacttAGTAAACAATTTCCTGCTTTGTACCTTTCATTTCTATATAGTATCCattgtatttataaaaagaaaaagaaaaaaacaaacaaacaggctgccagagaaggaaaatgagaggaaaaaaaaaaaaaaaaaatctaagcgTACATATATAGTACCTGCAGgaatgttttatttgattttaaactaaaatataatttaactacAAGTATAGATTAACTGTGACATCCGACTGGCTAGAATATACCTATTGAGAGAAAAGGACCATCTCAGATTCTCTTCAATCTCTTCCTCGTACCAACAGCTCTTCCTATACCCATTTAGTACAAAGCCTTTTCCATGAACTCCATTTCCACTGGAATAAGAAATATCTGCCATTTTCCTATTAGTGCTGAAAGAATCGAGAGAAAGATCAGAACCAAGCAGTGAAGGGGAGGAGAGAAGTTTAGCTTGGTTGTGCACTATATAAATAGGCCGAGATCTCAGGGTGGGTTTAGGGGAAATCGAAAATGTACTATGATTTTGTGTTTGGTATGGACGAATGTGAGATTTTATAGAATTAAGTGCATGGGTGTGCTTATATATAGTGTGAATTAGGAGACAAAATCCACGTGGATTAATTTTCGTGAAGGAAAAGAACACTTTGCGTGCGTGATTCTAAGGTTGATTTGCTCGCGTGGTTTTAGTATATCGGTGATGATCTTTGCCATGTGCATGCGCAGTAGCCATGGAACCGATCGAAGAAAATGCgaagaaagtgattttatatgttttatttggtAGGGCTAAAGATTGTCTAGCTACTTTTAGCTATGCACTTGGATCCACGGGACCTACGTGAATTTCCCAATATCGTTCATTTGAAAATTGAGATACTGATATTGTGACTGCAAACATGGACATATGGTCGTGAGACGGCATTAACGCATGATATGTATAGAGAATTTTATTAGTGgaaggaaaagataaaaaggatGATCATGATTGAAAGGATGACAATTTACCTAAGAATTTGGTTATTCCTTTCTGCAGAAGTGTGTGCAAATCTtggctggagagagagagagagatcagcgTGCAGAAGAAACCATCATCATATTCTCTTTGTTTGCCTCAAAAGATTGAGGAAGAGCGTGCTGTTCCAGGCGCACTCATAATCACCATCACCAATTCACCATCAAAGACATCAATCCTCTCCACCCCCACCatgataaaaaacaaaagaataacaaTCCTTAATTTACGTGTATATACCtgaaaaatactttagctacaaaaaaaattaaattaaaataaactcaCACTTATGTAGTTTGATGTAatacgtcagattataaaattatttttattacaaaatatatcTAATGAATTCTACGAAGGCACATCAATTTCTAGGtttgttttatataatttatttatatatataacatttttctaTATGTTTGAGTTCAACTTTTCTTATCATGCTTTTTTTTTGGCCACGTGTCAGATGGTAATCCCCTCATGCAAGAATCTTGTGATCCACTTTCATGTAGCTAAGTTCGGAGTTTAATTTAATTACCAAATGTTTCAAAAATTTAagttgatatgttttatatttaattaaataaggtgGAGTGTACATTAAactcaattatttaaattatatcttAACAGATAAGGATATGCGGAGAGACCTAGTTCAACTTGTGATGTAAGAGATTAACATCGGCATCATGATGTGTCCCTCGGACCATTGGCGGACAAGGAGGGTTCACTGGAAGAGTGTtgtgagtaatgc
This genomic interval from Carya illinoinensis cultivar Pawnee chromosome 2, C.illinoinensisPawnee_v1, whole genome shotgun sequence contains the following:
- the LOC122300550 gene encoding thermospermine synthase ACAULIS5-like isoform X1, which produces MADISYSSGNGVHGKGFVLNGYRKSCWYEEEIEENLRWSFSLNSILHTGATPYQDIALLDTKPFGKALVIDGKLQSAETDEFIYHESLVHPALLHHPNPRTIFIMGGGEGSTAREILRHNTVEMVVMCDIDEEVVEFCKSYLIVNRDAFCDPRLELIINDARAELESREECYDVIIGDLADPIEGGPCYKLYTKSFYESTVKPRLNQGGLFVTQAGPAGIFSHTEVFSCIYNTLRQVFKHVVPYSAHVPSFADTWGWVMASDTPFALSADELDLRMKQRIKGENRYLDGKTFSSASTLSKAVRNTLDNETHVYTEGTARFIYGHGSAHRNTQE
- the LOC122300550 gene encoding thermospermine synthase ACAULIS5-like isoform X2, with the protein product MADISYSSGNGVHGKGFVLNGYRKSCWYEEEIEENLRWSFSLNSILHTGATPYQDIALLDTKPFGKALVIDGKLQSAETDEFIYHESLVHPALLHHPNPRTIFIMGGGEGSTAREILRHNTVEMVVMCDIDEEVVEFCKSYLIVNRDAFCDPRLELIINDARAELESREECYDVIIGDLADPIEGGPCYKLYTKSFYESTVKPRLNQGGLFVTQAGPAGIFSHTEVFSCIYNTLRQVFKHVVPYSAHVPSFADTWGWVMASDTPFALSADELDLRMKQRIKGENRYLDGKTFSSASTLSKAVRNTN